One Pseudoalteromonas sp. UG3-2 DNA window includes the following coding sequences:
- a CDS encoding tRNA-(ms[2]io[6]A)-hydroxylase: protein MFELKYHTPFSWTEKVMADFDTFLQDHAAAEKKASGMAMAMLGHYPDRIKLVRAMADLAIEEMIHFKQVLKLLTERGTTLGNDQKDPYIKGMRGLFRQGTDEYLIDRLLVAAVIEARGHERFSLVAEALPEGKEKDFYVMIAKSEEKHKNLFVELGYEYFDKAIIDQRLEEILLAEAEICERIPFTAALH from the coding sequence ATGTTTGAATTGAAATATCACACGCCTTTTAGCTGGACTGAAAAAGTCATGGCTGACTTTGATACGTTTTTACAAGATCACGCCGCCGCAGAAAAGAAGGCTTCGGGCATGGCAATGGCCATGCTCGGTCATTATCCAGATAGAATCAAATTGGTTAGAGCCATGGCGGATTTAGCCATTGAAGAAATGATCCACTTTAAACAGGTTTTAAAACTACTCACTGAACGTGGCACAACACTTGGTAACGATCAAAAAGATCCATACATTAAAGGTATGCGCGGTTTGTTCCGTCAAGGGACTGATGAATATTTGATTGACCGTCTTTTAGTTGCGGCGGTAATAGAGGCGAGGGGACATGAGCGTTTTTCTTTGGTCGCCGAAGCCCTGCCTGAAGGTAAAGAAAAAGATTTTTATGTCATGATTGCCAAATCAGAAGAAAAACATAAAAACCTCTTCGTTGAACTAGGTTATGAATATTTTGACAAAGCGATTATTGACCAACGTTTAGAAGAAATTCTCCTCGCTGAAGCAGAGATCTGTGAACGCATCCCATTTACTGCAGCGCTGCACTAA